Part of the Bacillus sp. THAF10 genome is shown below.
GCGAATATATGGATCTATGAGGACCGGATTATTTATGTAGGTGAGGAGCTTCCTGCAACTAGCGACAGTACGGAGATGATTGACTGTACGAGCTATTTTCTTGTCCCAGGCTACATAGAACCGCATGTCCATCCGTTTCAACTATATAATCCCCTTTCCTTTGCGCAATATGCATCAAAACGAGGAACGACAACATTTGTAAATGACAATCTTATGCTTACTTTACAGATGACAAAAAAGAAAGCGTTTTCTTTTATTGAAAAAATGAGTGAGTCACCAGTGAGCATGTATTGGTGGAGTCGCTTTGACGCACAAACTGAAATTGAAAACGAAGAAGAAGTATTTTCAACAAGGAATATCAAAAGCTGGCTTCAGCATCCCCTAGTCCTTCAAGGAGGAGAGCTGACGAGCTGGCCAAAATTAATGGCAGGCGATGACCTCATTCTTCACTGGGTGCAAGAAGCGAATGCCAACCGAAAACCTGTGGAAGGACACTTTCCAGGCGCATCGGAAAAAACACTCACCAAAATGCAGTTACTTGGCATCCACAGCGACCACGAAGCGATGAACGGAGCAGATGTCCTGAAGCGAATTTCACAAGGCTACCGGGCTTCCCTGCGCTATTCCTCCATTCGTCCAGATTTGCCGCAGATAGTAGAAGAGCTAGAAGCCTCAGGAGTGCAATATTATGACCAGACCTTTTTCAACACAGATGGATCAACGCCGAGCTTTTATGAAAGCGGTGTCATTGACCGAGCGATAAGTATCGCGCTTGATAAAGGAGTTCCAGCAATTGAAGCTTATCGGATGGCTTCCTTTAATGCCGCCAACCATTTTTACATGGAAAACAAACACGGCAGCATTGCTCCTGGAAGAATAGCCAACATTAACTTCCTAGACGCAAAAGAAAACCCTTTACCCGTTAAGGTACTTTCAAAAGGCGTGTGGGTGGGAGTGGATGGCAATTCCAATGAAGCTGCCTTCCCTAAACAGGATTGGCCAGCTCTTGGGCTTGAGCCACTTAAGCTTGATTGGGAGCTCTCGTTAGACGACTTGCAATTTTCGATGGCACTAGGAATGGAAATGGTCAATGAAGTCATCATCAAGCCATACAGCATCACAGTTGATGTATCAGGAGATTCCTTATCAACGGAGCACGATGAATCCTTCCTCATGCTATTAGACAGGGGAGGAAATTGGCGGGTCAACACTACGCTAAAAGGCTTTGGCAAACATGTGCAAGGTTTCGCAAGCTCTTACTCTAATACCGGTGACATTGTGTTAATTGGGAAAAACAAACAGGCAATGCTGCAAGCCTTTGAGCATATGAAGGAGATAGGGGGAGGAATGGTCCTAGTCGAAGAAGGAGAGGTACTTGCCGAAATTTCCTTGCCTCTTGCTGGCGGTATGTCAGATGCCCCAATGGAACAACTAATACAGCAGGAAACAAATCTTCGTCATTTGCTTTTTGAAAGAGGCTATTCCTTTGGAGATCCCGTCTATACATTGTTATTCTTATCATCCACACATCTTCCTTATATTAGAATAACACCAAGAGGAATCTATGATGTGATGAATAAAACGGTACTCTTTCCGTCAATAATGCGTTAAAATATAAAAGTAAGACATTGTTCAAGATGAAAGTTGAATTCAAGTAGTTTCTAGCTGTTGATTTTAGAAAAGGTGGAGACTCTCGCGGGAACAGGCGAAGCCGAGGAGGCTTAAGCATCGCCACACAGGACGCGGAGCCATTTGCCCAAATCAATAGCGTAATAAAATAGAGCAAAAAAATATCTAAAAGGTTGTGTTTTTGTAAGGATGGGGAATGGAAAACAAATTATTTGGGTACTGATGCTAATGTTACTTCTTGCAGGCTGTAAGTCAGACGAAACAAAAGGGGAAAAGACTCACACAGAGGAACCGGAAGTAACACAGGAAACTCCTAGTGAAGAGGCAGAAGTTCTTGATGAAATCGTGGAACTTAAGGAAAAAGCTCCATTTACCGGAGCAGCTTTAGAAGAAAAATCCTTCGCGAGACCTGTTGCAGTGATGGTAAATAATGATGTGAGAGCAAGGCCACAATCGGGACTGCATAAGGCCGATATTGTGTATGAAATTCTTGCAGAAGGGGATATCACCAGATTCCTGGCAATCTACCAAAGCGAAATGCCAGAAACGATTGGTCCTGTCAGAAGTGCTCGTCCATACTATGTAGATTTAGCAAAAGGGTATAATGGAATCTATGTCTTCCACGGCTGGAGTCCATCAGCTAGAGAAATGATTGAAGCTGGCGTAGTAGATGGCATCAATGGCTTAACCTACGATGGTTCTCTTTTTAAACGAGCGAGCTTCCGAAAGGCACCTCATAATTCCTATATCACAATTGAAAATATAAGGAAGGGTGCCAATCAATTAAACTACCCGTTGGAAGTAAAAGAAGCGGACCTGTCACCTTTTACTTTTCTAGAAGATGGGGAATCAGCAGAAGTAGAAGGAACAGCAACAGAATATGTAAAACTTGCCTACTCATCCAGAGCAACAACACATGTTGAATACAAATATAATCAAGAACATCAGCATTATGTCAGATACAGTGCAGGTGAAAAGCATACCGACTTAGAAACGATGGAAGAAATCACGGCAACCAATGTGTTCATTGTTCAAACGGAGCATAAAATTATCGATGAGCAAGGCCGCAGATACATTGACATCCAGAGTGGTGGCCAGGCTATCCTCATTCAAAATGGCAAGCGATATGATGTAGAATGGCAACAAGTTGAAGGAAAAATCTTGCCATTTATGAATGGAAAACAAGTACCGCTCGCACCAGGTAAAACATGGATTCAAATAGTTCCAGACCTGAATGTCGTTTCTTACTAGTCATAAATAAAGGAGATATAAACTATGCAAATTAACAAACTACGAGGAAAAGAACTGGATCAGCTATTTGAAGCCGTTCTTTCACTAAAAGATATGGAAGAATGCTATCGATTTTTTGATGATCTCTGTACGGTCAATGAAATACAGTCCTTAGCGCAGCGCTTGGAAGTAGCAAGAATGCTACGAGAAGGCTTTACCTATCATAAAATCGAAACAGAAACAGGCGCAAGCACCGCTACCATCTCTCGCGTGAAACGATGTCTAAACTATGGCAATGACGCTTACGAAATGGCATTAGAGCGCGTTGCAGAAGAGAAAAAGTCAAAAGAAGCTTAATGGAAATAGAAAAAGGTGGGTCACCAATAATATGGGTGATCCACCTTTTTCGTTTCGTAGCTGCGCTAAGTCCCGTCAAACAAAGACCGGCAAACCGTCCGCACTGTGTCTTACCCTCATCGATAAAATGTATCTTTATTCGACTTGACCTGATCGACGCCTTGATGCACTTCTGTAGGGTTGGCTCTTCTGTTCCTTTTCCCAAACTGATCCACGATTGCTCCAAAAGCAAGTAGAATGGCAAAACCAATAACAAACCATAGCCATACAGGCATGTCAGACACCTCCTAATCAAAGCATATTCCAGCAATTTTCATTTATGCATGCGATGGAAAATCCACTTCTTAGGTACCAGGTTGCTAATAGAGTGTATACCCATTATGGTGGGGGATGAAACCGGGAGCATGTGGATGGAGGCTTCTACTAATTCAGCCGAGTGGGGGTTTATTCAGCCACTTGGCGGTGCAATTCAGCGACTATGGGTCGTAATTCAGCCGAGTGGGGGTTTATTCAGCCACTTGGCGGTGTAATTCAGCGACTTTGGGTCGTAATTCAGCCACTTGGCGGTGCAATTCAGCCACTTAGCGGCGTAATTCAGCCACTTTCGACCTCCATTCAGCCACTTCACAATGTTCGACAGATTTCGCCAGCTTTTCTTCTCGCTTGCCCCACCACCACCACCGCTTGCCCCACCCAAAATCAAACCCAATCCCTTCTACTATCTTCCAAACAACATTCCCCCTTTCCCTTTTTCGTATTACGTCTGATTTTGCTATAATAGAGAAATGGATAAATAGAATGGGGGACGTATGCAGTGTTAATGGAAGTACGCGAGTGGCAGCACGTGTTTAAGTTAGATCCAAATAAGGAAATTTCAGAAGAAGATTTGGAGCTAGTGTGCGAGTCTGGGACAGATGCCATCCTTGTTGGTGGAACGGACGGAGTGACATTAGACAATGTGCTGAGCTTGATGAGCAGAGTGCGCAGATATTCGTTGCCATGTGCCTTAGAGGTATCAAATATGGAGTCTGTGACACCAGGTTTTGATTTTTATTTTATCCCAAGTGTCCTAAACAGCAAAAAGACAGATTGGGTTGTTGATTTACATATAGAAGCACTGAAGGAATTCGGAGATATCATGAACTGGGAGGAAATTGTGGCGGAGGGCTACTGCATCATGAATGCAGAGTGTAAAGCGGCTAAGCTGACTGAAGCAAAAACAGATCTTACCAAGGATGACGTCATCGCCTATGCAAGATTGGCGGAAAAAATGTTTAAACTACCTATCTTTTACTTAGAATATAGTGGTATGTACGGGGACACAGAAATTGTCCGAGCGGCAAAGGATACACTGGAAACCACACAGCTTTTCTACGGTGGTGGAATCTCAAATGCAGAAAAGGCAAAGGAAATGGCAGCTTTGGCCGACACGGTTGTAGTTGGAAATGCCATTTATGAAAATTTGAAAGAAGCACTTAAAACTGTAGAAGCAGTGAAGAATTCAAAAGACAAATAAGCGAATGTTTAGTATAATAAAAGTAAGAACATACGTTTGGTTAGGACGGTGAAAAAAATGCAATATTTAAGTCAACGCTTGCTGGAGGGGTTAAACCCTAGACAACAGGAAGCTGTAAAGAAAACGGACGGACCACTTTTGATCATGGCAGGAGCGGGAAGTGGGAAGACAAAGGTGCTGACCCACCGAATTGCCTACTTGATGGCGGAAAAACAGGTGGCACCTTGGAACATTTTAGCGATTACCTTTACAAACAAGGCTGCCCGTGAAATGAAGGAACGTGTGGAAGTTCTGCTGGGACCTGCCGCGGAGGATATTTGGATTTCGACCTTTCACTCGATGTGTGTACGAATCTTAAGACGAGACATCGACCGAATCGGAATCAACCGTAATTTCACAATTCTAGACACAACAGACCAGCTCTCTGTAATTAAGGGCATTTTAAAGGACCGCAATATTGACCCGAAAAAGTTTGATCCACGCACAATTCTTGGTACCGTTAGCTCGGCAAAGAACGAATTAATGAATCCTGAACAATACGCGAAACAGCCACTTGGGCCATATGAGCAGCAGGTAAGTGAAATTTATACAGAGTATCAAAAAAGGCTGAAAAAAAACCAGGCCCTCGATTTTGATGACTTAATCATGACGACCATTCACTTATTTAAGCGAGTGCCAGAAGTACTGGAATTTTATCAACGTAAATTTCAATACATTCATGTGGACGAGTATCAGGATACGAACAGGGCGCAATATACGTTAGTAAAGCTGCTTGCGGATCGTTTGGAAAACCTGTGTGTTGTCGGGGATTCTGATCAATCCATCTATCGCTGGCGCGGGGCGGATATCGCAAACATTCTTTCTTTTGAAAAAGATTATCCGATGGCAGAAGTGGTGCTGCTTGAACAAAACTATCGTTCCACGAAAAGAATATTGGAAGCAGCAAACAGGGTAATTGAACACAATATGAGCCGGAAAAAGAAAAATCTTTGGACGGAAAATGTGGAAGGTCAGAAAATCGTTCACTATCAAGCAGATTCCGAAAAATCAGAGGCGCAATTTGTGGTAGGGAAAATGCAGGAGCTCATGCGGAAAGATCCGAATCGCACACTAGGCGACTTTGCAATTTTATACCGTACCAATGCTCAGTCCCGTGTGATGGAGGAAATGCTCCTCATGTCCAACATCACCTACACCATTGTTGGCGGTACAAAGTTCTATGACAGAAAAGAAATTAAAGACATTCTTGCCTATCTTCGCCTTATTGCAAATCCGGATGATGACATCAGTTTGCAGCGAATTGTGAATGTTCCTAAAAGAGGAATTGGTGCAACGTCAATAGATAAGCTGGCAAATTACGCCACGCAGCATGACATCTCTATTTTTCAAGCACTTGCAGAGGTAGATTTAATAGGTGTTAGTGGAAGAGCAACGTCTCAGCTAAAGGAATTCCGAGCTCTTATTGAAAATTACGTGCAAATGCAGGAATACTTATCTGTTACCGAGCTTGTGGAGGAAGTGCTTGATAAATCAGGTTACCGCGAAATGCTAAAGGCGGATAAAACGATAGAATCACAAAGCAGACTCGAAAATATCGATGAGTTCCTTTCTGTTACGAAAAACTTTGAAGAAAAATATGATGACAAGAGCTTGGTTGCCTTTTTGACCGACCTTGCGCTTGTAGCAGATATCGAT
Proteins encoded:
- the pcrA gene encoding DNA helicase PcrA; its protein translation is MQYLSQRLLEGLNPRQQEAVKKTDGPLLIMAGAGSGKTKVLTHRIAYLMAEKQVAPWNILAITFTNKAAREMKERVEVLLGPAAEDIWISTFHSMCVRILRRDIDRIGINRNFTILDTTDQLSVIKGILKDRNIDPKKFDPRTILGTVSSAKNELMNPEQYAKQPLGPYEQQVSEIYTEYQKRLKKNQALDFDDLIMTTIHLFKRVPEVLEFYQRKFQYIHVDEYQDTNRAQYTLVKLLADRLENLCVVGDSDQSIYRWRGADIANILSFEKDYPMAEVVLLEQNYRSTKRILEAANRVIEHNMSRKKKNLWTENVEGQKIVHYQADSEKSEAQFVVGKMQELMRKDPNRTLGDFAILYRTNAQSRVMEEMLLMSNITYTIVGGTKFYDRKEIKDILAYLRLIANPDDDISLQRIVNVPKRGIGATSIDKLANYATQHDISIFQALAEVDLIGVSGRATSQLKEFRALIENYVQMQEYLSVTELVEEVLDKSGYREMLKADKTIESQSRLENIDEFLSVTKNFEEKYDDKSLVAFLTDLALVADIDKLDEEDKEQQENVILMTLHAAKGLEFPVVFLIGMEEGVFPHSRSLFEEAEMEEERRLAYVGITRAEEELFITNAQMRTLFGRTNINPPSRFIKEIPEELLESALPKESRSTPFGGRTSGATPFGGTRSGATPASRPHRPATPARQLQSTGGENVGWMVGDKAEHKKWGVGTVVSVKGEGDSKELDIAFPSPTGVKRLLAKFAPVTKV
- a CDS encoding YerC/YecD family TrpR-related protein yields the protein MQINKLRGKELDQLFEAVLSLKDMEECYRFFDDLCTVNEIQSLAQRLEVARMLREGFTYHKIETETGASTATISRVKRCLNYGNDAYEMALERVAEEKKSKEA
- a CDS encoding adenine deaminase C-terminal domain-containing protein; this translates as MHDQAYRWKSKKIREHVAVMDGKKHPTIVLTNATYLNVHLKTWAKANIWIYEDRIIYVGEELPATSDSTEMIDCTSYFLVPGYIEPHVHPFQLYNPLSFAQYASKRGTTTFVNDNLMLTLQMTKKKAFSFIEKMSESPVSMYWWSRFDAQTEIENEEEVFSTRNIKSWLQHPLVLQGGELTSWPKLMAGDDLILHWVQEANANRKPVEGHFPGASEKTLTKMQLLGIHSDHEAMNGADVLKRISQGYRASLRYSSIRPDLPQIVEELEASGVQYYDQTFFNTDGSTPSFYESGVIDRAISIALDKGVPAIEAYRMASFNAANHFYMENKHGSIAPGRIANINFLDAKENPLPVKVLSKGVWVGVDGNSNEAAFPKQDWPALGLEPLKLDWELSLDDLQFSMALGMEMVNEVIIKPYSITVDVSGDSLSTEHDESFLMLLDRGGNWRVNTTLKGFGKHVQGFASSYSNTGDIVLIGKNKQAMLQAFEHMKEIGGGMVLVEEGEVLAEISLPLAGGMSDAPMEQLIQQETNLRHLLFERGYSFGDPVYTLLFLSSTHLPYIRITPRGIYDVMNKTVLFPSIMR
- a CDS encoding heptaprenylglyceryl phosphate synthase → MEVREWQHVFKLDPNKEISEEDLELVCESGTDAILVGGTDGVTLDNVLSLMSRVRRYSLPCALEVSNMESVTPGFDFYFIPSVLNSKKTDWVVDLHIEALKEFGDIMNWEEIVAEGYCIMNAECKAAKLTEAKTDLTKDDVIAYARLAEKMFKLPIFYLEYSGMYGDTEIVRAAKDTLETTQLFYGGGISNAEKAKEMAALADTVVVGNAIYENLKEALKTVEAVKNSKDK
- a CDS encoding DUF3048 domain-containing protein; this encodes MGNGKQIIWVLMLMLLLAGCKSDETKGEKTHTEEPEVTQETPSEEAEVLDEIVELKEKAPFTGAALEEKSFARPVAVMVNNDVRARPQSGLHKADIVYEILAEGDITRFLAIYQSEMPETIGPVRSARPYYVDLAKGYNGIYVFHGWSPSAREMIEAGVVDGINGLTYDGSLFKRASFRKAPHNSYITIENIRKGANQLNYPLEVKEADLSPFTFLEDGESAEVEGTATEYVKLAYSSRATTHVEYKYNQEHQHYVRYSAGEKHTDLETMEEITATNVFIVQTEHKIIDEQGRRYIDIQSGGQAILIQNGKRYDVEWQQVEGKILPFMNGKQVPLAPGKTWIQIVPDLNVVSY